In the Pseudomonas orientalis genome, one interval contains:
- a CDS encoding LysR family transcriptional regulator, whose protein sequence is MDRFEAMKLLVAAIDAGSLTAAGRLADIPLPTISRKISDLEMLIGSRLLIRTTRRLSLTDAGVAYVAAARRILEQLEVAEREAAGEFIAPKGELVLTAPIMFGRLHVLPIVNAFLGEFSEINIRLLLSDRNAHLVDDHVDMAVRIGTLADSGMIATQVGAMRTVICASPRLLEAYGRPECHADLQHLPTVRLDAPMPFQHSKDGVTESTRRITPRLSVTTAEAAAQAAIDGVGVVQLLHYQVAEAVSEGLLEIVLDKYEPLSAPINLIHMSPGQMPLKMRRFLDFAIPRFRQRLDQ, encoded by the coding sequence ATGGACAGATTTGAGGCAATGAAGCTGCTCGTGGCTGCGATTGATGCTGGCAGCCTGACGGCGGCCGGCCGGCTAGCCGACATCCCCCTTCCCACCATCAGCAGGAAAATTTCTGACCTGGAGATGCTGATAGGTAGCCGCTTATTGATTCGAACCACGCGCAGGCTCTCGTTGACTGATGCAGGGGTGGCTTACGTGGCTGCGGCGCGCCGAATATTGGAGCAGTTGGAGGTGGCCGAACGCGAAGCTGCCGGAGAATTCATTGCCCCCAAAGGCGAGCTGGTCCTGACCGCGCCAATCATGTTCGGTCGGCTGCATGTGCTGCCGATCGTCAACGCGTTTTTAGGGGAGTTTTCCGAAATCAACATTCGGCTTTTGCTTTCAGATCGCAACGCGCACCTCGTTGACGACCACGTGGACATGGCGGTGCGCATCGGAACACTCGCTGACAGCGGCATGATCGCCACTCAGGTGGGGGCCATGAGAACTGTAATTTGCGCCAGTCCCAGGCTGCTGGAAGCGTATGGAAGACCTGAATGTCACGCAGATCTGCAGCATTTGCCAACCGTGCGACTTGACGCCCCTATGCCTTTTCAACACTCAAAAGATGGCGTGACAGAATCAACGAGGCGGATTACACCGCGCTTATCGGTGACGACCGCTGAAGCCGCAGCGCAGGCTGCCATTGATGGCGTTGGAGTCGTTCAGTTATTGCACTATCAAGTCGCGGAAGCGGTCAGCGAGGGACTGCTGGAGATTGTGCTGGATAAATATGAGCCTTTGTCGGCGCCTATCAACCTGATTCACATGTCACCTGGGCAAATGCCCCTGAAAATGAGGCGATTTCTGGATTTTGCTATTCCTCGGTTTCGTCAACGGCTGGATCAGTAA
- a CDS encoding alpha/beta fold hydrolase, protein MSIKSLLTATALSAALLSAGVEAADISRQSASDVQHHFVEVKGVSIFYREAGDPSAPTIVLLHGFPTSSFMYRDLMSKLADRYHVIAPDFPGFGFSDSPDRAKYSYTFDNIAKTMDGFTEALALKRYALQVFDYGAPVGWRMAVAHPDRITAIISQNGNAYVEGLSEGWNPIQRYWNAPNAENRNALRELLKPESIKWQYTHGVAAPDRVAPETYTLDYAFVSRPGNDEIQLDLFGDYATNVKRYPEFQAYFRKYQPPMLAVWGKNDPFFLPAGANAFKRDIPKAEVHLYDTGHFALETHLNEISGEIHRFLDRNVVPQK, encoded by the coding sequence ATGAGCATTAAAAGTTTATTAACGGCAACGGCCCTCAGTGCAGCGCTTCTCAGCGCAGGAGTCGAAGCGGCGGACATTAGCCGTCAAAGCGCAAGCGACGTCCAACACCATTTTGTCGAGGTAAAAGGGGTCAGCATCTTCTATCGGGAAGCGGGCGACCCTTCGGCGCCAACCATCGTGTTGCTTCATGGGTTCCCTACCTCATCCTTCATGTATCGCGACTTGATGTCGAAGCTGGCGGACCGTTACCACGTGATTGCCCCCGACTTCCCGGGTTTTGGATTCTCGGACAGCCCTGATCGCGCGAAGTACTCATACACGTTCGACAACATCGCCAAAACCATGGACGGGTTTACTGAAGCGCTTGCGCTGAAGCGCTACGCGCTTCAAGTTTTCGACTATGGTGCGCCTGTAGGCTGGCGGATGGCCGTCGCACACCCCGATAGAATCACCGCAATCATCAGCCAAAACGGCAACGCTTACGTTGAAGGCCTCAGCGAGGGTTGGAACCCTATTCAACGTTACTGGAACGCTCCCAATGCCGAGAACCGCAACGCATTGCGCGAGTTGCTCAAGCCAGAATCAATCAAGTGGCAATACACGCATGGCGTAGCGGCCCCTGACAGGGTTGCACCGGAAACTTACACCTTGGATTACGCGTTCGTGTCGCGACCAGGTAACGATGAAATCCAGTTGGATTTGTTCGGAGACTATGCGACCAACGTGAAGCGCTACCCCGAGTTCCAGGCATATTTCCGCAAATATCAGCCGCCGATGTTGGCCGTATGGGGAAAGAACGATCCGTTTTTTCTCCCGGCAGGAGCGAACGCGTTCAAGCGTGATATTCCCAAAGCTGAGGTACATCTCTACGATACCGGGCACTTCGCACTGGAAACACACTTGAACGAGATCAGTGGCGAAATCCACCGTTTCCTAGACCGGAATGTGGTGCCGCAAAAATAA